A stretch of Candidatus Cloacimonadota bacterium DNA encodes these proteins:
- a CDS encoding glycosyltransferase, translated as MQIHRTLMQSKALHQFIKYVIVGCIVTVIDMLALHFSYRVLAVPIKISVIIGFMCGNVSSFVFNKYYTFRNFSPAIIRQYIKYFVTSMTGLLWTLLLMTLFYEHLNLFAGTTRYNYLLCKMIVAVMVMFWNFIIIRHWTLADYNFAYLPPLSIYGKAPGCHLSVIIPAYNEQDRLPATLNDVFAWLEKQDFSYEVLVINDGSSDVMVDTVKREYSAKPGLMLWSLPRNMGKGAAVRAGMLLAKGDYRLFMDADNQIHIDELDAFLPLVQSSRVIIGSKYAARGGSREEITASRVVVSRLGNLIIKLLLGLELKDTQCGFKLFPAELAEAVFRMQRMGRFSFDVEILSLAQLFSCEIMELPIKLYPASQSRVRTLKDSISVFTDLLKIKLNIWRRRYKVSELERPVETTKLQREF; from the coding sequence TGCACTTCAGCTATCGTGTCCTGGCTGTACCGATCAAGATATCTGTAATCATAGGCTTTATGTGCGGCAATGTCTCCAGTTTCGTATTCAATAAATACTACACTTTCCGCAATTTCTCTCCGGCGATTATCCGCCAATACATCAAATACTTCGTTACCAGCATGACCGGTTTGCTCTGGACATTACTGCTGATGACCCTGTTTTATGAGCATCTGAATCTATTTGCCGGGACCACTCGTTACAACTACCTCTTGTGCAAGATGATAGTGGCGGTGATGGTGATGTTTTGGAATTTCATTATCATCCGGCATTGGACTCTGGCGGATTACAATTTTGCGTATCTACCGCCTTTATCCATTTACGGCAAGGCACCGGGCTGTCACCTTAGTGTAATAATTCCCGCCTACAACGAGCAAGACCGCCTTCCCGCCACTTTGAATGACGTCTTCGCCTGGCTGGAGAAACAGGACTTTTCCTACGAAGTACTGGTGATCAACGATGGCAGCAGCGACGTAATGGTGGATACTGTGAAGCGTGAATATTCCGCAAAGCCTGGTCTGATGCTCTGGTCTTTGCCCCGAAACATGGGTAAAGGTGCCGCAGTGCGGGCGGGGATGCTATTGGCAAAGGGTGATTACCGGCTGTTTATGGATGCGGACAATCAGATTCATATTGATGAATTGGATGCTTTTCTGCCGCTGGTTCAAAGTTCACGGGTAATCATCGGATCTAAATATGCAGCCAGGGGCGGTTCCCGGGAGGAGATTACAGCTTCGCGCGTGGTTGTCTCCCGCTTGGGAAACCTGATTATCAAGCTGCTACTGGGTTTGGAGTTGAAGGATACACAATGCGGTTTCAAGCTTTTTCCAGCGGAGCTTGCCGAGGCGGTATTCAGGATGCAGAGAATGGGAAGATTTTCCTTTGATGTGGAGATCCTCAGCCTGGCTCAGCTTTTCAGTTGTGAGATAATGGAACTGCCCATCAAGCTGTATCCAGCCTCTCAGAGCAGAGTGCGCACGCTCAAAGACAGCATCAGTGTGTTTACCGATTTATTGAAGATCAAGCTGAATATCTGGAGACGCCGTTACAAGGTTTCAGAGCTGGAAAGGCCAGTAGAAACCACGAAATTGCAGCGCGAGTTTTAG